GATGTCCACCCATCCGGGCGGATCTTCGAGCATGGATGTAGAAAATTCTACGGTCCCGTTCGCGAGCAGCAGCCCTTCGTTTGCAACAACGAGTACCTCGATGAGGACCGTGTTCGAGGAAAGCAGCACGATTGGCGAAGAGGGCCAATCTTCCGTGAAAGATCAGTCTTCGACTACGGTGCAAGGTAGCACCGATTGCCAGGGTTCATCCTGCACTAGTCCCACGGTATCGTCGGGACGCAACGACAGCGTCGTAAGCGAACCTAATGCCTTCTATTGTCCACAATTGTATTAGATCGCTTCATTCGATCGTAGAGCATCGATTGTTTCATTGATTCCATAAAGGAAATCTCGATGTCGAAGATCGACCATGATCCGAGCGTCGAACCGAATTTAGACGAGGACGGGGTTTGTAAATTCGTCGGTTCTAGAGATTCCCGAAACATTGAACATCCCAGACGATCTAATCATGAACTGATTGTCATTCTATAATTACGATGTTGTTATGTTGTTGCAGTGCAACTGTACGAATCGTAGCGACTGTAAGACCGGCCCGAGTATAACGCGGGCCGCGTTCAACGGGAAATCTTATGTGAGACAACGTGTGGACGTAGAAACGTTGAATGACAATAATACATCACTGAGGATCTTCGTTAGGCTGCGAACACGTTTCAAGGATGGTATTATATTGCACGTGTATTTCGACGATGAGAAATATGCGCTGGTATACCTGGAGTATGGCTCGctgaaatttcaattttcctGTGGACTGGAGACTATGTTGCTCGGGGAGATAGATTCTTCTATCGACCACGGATACGAAGTAGACATCGATACAAGGTACAGGCGGCGGAAGTTTCTCTGAAACTCATGAATCGTTTACAGAAACTGAATTCAAGCAAAAGCCTACTGCATTAatactaaacctaccacggtcGAACGAACAGTTTCACATTTTacgattatagaaattataacgACGTTCTGTATAATTTATGACGTTGTATTTCTTAAAGCCTCTTTTCGAttcttataaataattttatcttTCTCTCATATGCagatttcaatattttattcgaaacgaaaCCAATAAGTGCTCCGCGCGACTACTAGTCAATGGAACCACAGCAGTTAGCGGTGAACAAATATTGCCCTTGCAGGGAAACCTTCCACGATACGCCAATTTACATTTAGGAGGCATACCGTTAGTGTTCACGCAATATTTTTCACACGTCTCCATGGGATTTACCGGTTGCATGGACTTGTTGAAGGTTTGCCTCCTTCTTTTTCCAACAAAGTTCCAATTATAATAATCGTACCACTAAAACAGAATCTTGGTTTCCTTCACGAAGTTCCTCGTATCATTAAAAACAACGCAGATATGTTTGGTGAAAATATTAAGCGGCTCAacttatacatatgtataggcATATCACGCATATtcttgcaggtaaatgatgttcCGCGTCATTTCATTTATGACTCTACGGAAACATTTCAAATCGAAGATTGCGTATCCTTTCTGTGCCTTTCAAATCCGTGTCAAAATTTCGGTGCATGCGAAGAGACAAATGGTACAATACGTTGCAGATGTATACCCGGGTAAGATATAATAGACGTTCCGAATTATCTGATACGTAACGCTATTGAACGCATATCTGTAGACTTCTAGCAAATGAATAATTCCAACGTTAAAATAACAATAAAGGAATGTTATTTGATCGAACAGATATACGGGATCGTTCTGCGAACGCTCAACCTGCGATGAAAGTCCTTGTGCACTGGGAGCCACTTGCATTAGTTCGCCAGGGTCAGGCTTCGTTTGCGTTTGTCCCCTTGGAACTCATGGTCTCTTGTGCGAAGAAGGTAATGCCCTTGTAAACGATTTTACTATACATTATACACTAATctacattaattaattaagcAATTTCATCACAAACTTTCAGATACAGTTATAACTCGACCATCATTGTCAGTGCTCATACCTGGATTCTCGTCGTATGTCGCTTATGGTGTATCAAATTCTATAAAAGACACTATGGAACTAAAAATGAAGCTCATACCGCGAACCTTTGATCAAATATCCCTAATAGCTTACTTAGGACAAAGTGGTTCACGACGAGAACTCTCAGATCATCTCTCCGTAACATACGTTCGCGGTTACATTATGTTAACATGGGATTTGGGAGCTGGTAAACTGCAAGCGCATCGGAAAACTCTGCTATAGAATTGTATTTCAGTTTATAATCTCTTGTATTTCCTTTGTACAGGTGTACGTAGGATATTTACGAGTGCTCCGTTGAGCGCCACAACAATAACAGCTACAGCAAGTAAGAGTTATATAGCACATACCGTTCGGGTTGGAAGAAGTGGCCGGGATGCGTGGCTCGCTGTAGATGGTATAGGTAATGTGACTGGACGAGTTGTTGGATCCATGACTCGTCTGGACGTGTCACCGATTCTTTACATTGGTTTGTTCTCTCAATTTTATGCCTTCATTTGTGAAAGTCATATTACAAATAATCAGATAAGATACTACTAGTTTATATTGTGTGTCCATTTTACCACGACTTGCAAGAATGTTTCTGAAGGAACTAAATTATGAAATTAATGTTCTTGTAAAAACTGCATTCCTCTTCATACCAAATAGCTGttgtaaaaaaattattttaatatttttggttTCTTCTGTTTTAAAATGTTCGAATAAAGTCAAGTAAAATGTAcacactgtgtgtgtgtgtattctATATAATTCCAGTAGAGTACAATACGAAGaagtgttattattattttaggtGGTCATAAATCAAGAAACTTTGAATCTTTACCCCATGATCTGCCTCTTCATACTGGATTCTCTGGTTGCATATTCGACATTGAAATACGCACAGCTGGCGCAATTTATCCAATATCAAGTTCTAGTCCCGCAACCGGCCGTGGGGTTGGAGAATGTCATCGTAACGAATGTATTCGCCATTCATGTAAAAATGGTGCTGTATGTTTGAACCATGGAGCTACATATAGGTAAATTCTTGTTTGGACTTCATGCATAGTCTTCAGTATTTAACTCGTTCATTAaacattatattcattatttcaGCTGTATTTGTACAAAAGAGTGGATGGGTTCGGATTGTTCCATACCAGTGGAAGTGTTATCCCCTATTGATTCATCCTCTTGTCATTCTTCGAATTAGTCAAAATATTGTTACCATTTCATTATACTCGAATTTATTCATAGTACAAAAACTTCGTATATTAACTAatgttttcattattatttttggGTCGTTTTGTTACTGAACAAGAGTTTAAATGCACAAATAAGATTGCTGCAGCTAAACGAGCCTGTAAATCATACTTGTTATGATCGTGATGCCATTCCACAGATCCCCAATGAGCAGTCTACAAAAAGGAAAGCAACAGTAAAATATAGGGCAAAAATAAGTCCAACATCATTTAGTGAAGAAATTCATATGAATACCTGAAAACCTTCCTCTAAAAGTGACAGTTTTACTGCTTCTTCTACACTGAGTACTCTTTCTGCTGTAGCTAATGTGAGAATTACAGATTTTATTGCATCTACTCCATACATGAAACCTATAAATAAAACAGTATTATTTACTATAAAGCAATATGTACAAAATTGTATTTGTGTATGTTAACAATAAAGATATTTACCATATACTGCGCTGTGGTCATACGACATTAAGTGTCTCAACAATATTGCTTTAGTTTCTGTAGACACTGTGGGAGCTTCTATAGTTTTGGTTTTTATTATATCTACCCCATAATTATCACAGAACCATTGTACTAACGGGTCCCACTTCTCTActtgtaatttatataattcagTCTCCTGCAATATAATAGTACAATAGTACAATCTaagtttataatatattacaattttgTAAAAGATATACAATACACGTACATTTGAGTGAAATAATAAGGTATCCATTTCCAAACAGTTAACTATATAATTTACCATATCAAGTTTTGTATGATTATGAGGATTATCTAGTACTGTATTACACAGAGCTGTCTATAAATTTGAATTGAAAAGAATAACATTACACTATTAATTAAGGTGCATTACAGAAATATATgtaaactataaactataaactGAAATTTACCAAGTGCATGTTGCTTCTATCAATAACTCCTTTTTGAGCATTCCATTCTGCAGCCACTGCTAATGCAAGTGCTTTActatttacttcaaatactttccccTGTGGAGTCTTGAGTTTTCTTTGATCAAGTGTAATTT
This genomic stretch from Megalopta genalis isolate 19385.01 chromosome 5, iyMegGena1_principal, whole genome shotgun sequence harbors:
- the eys gene encoding eyes shut isoform X3 → MGTGINCEQRYSECSNQPCLNNGTCLDYDGITCQCPDGYSGDYCEIDASVCNDTICKNGGECIEGPGFSFLCRCPEGWTGPLCDQDVDECITSPCKNGGLCINVPSSYTCACLFGYTGKDCDKAVVPCEENPCQNEAVCLFEDERSVCYCVPDYHGSLCELKYDDCESKFANCVNGGTCVDGINSFTCACPVYYSGPFCDQHDHLPSSTVSPFAETYETDSDRETTTASISFPSGSPTLPETDSSPLTNAFAATESSTSVKGTSRSFTKWYPFAEGSSTTDKNGLFSSSSSSSSSSSSSTDTSTLLTDASSIYSITTKDLSQTETISLEPRTFPDVLSEATATSSTLKIENDYLTEKSSRNETAATETTYQREGTGTSVAISETSSSETSDTPRYTPTTEYYFMITTSTERAVEETTITGTDNERSTLFSTIASASGVTEFWRNRSLEISSSPGDVPKATTVSFTEKEMSTHPGGSSSMDVENSTVPFASSSPSFATTSTSMRTVFEESSTIGEEGQSSVKDQSSTTVQGSTDCQGSSCTSPTVSSGRNDSVCNCTNRSDCKTGPSITRAAFNGKSYVRQRVDVETLNDNNTSLRIFVRLRTRFKDGIILHVYFDDEKYALVYLEYGSLKFQFSCGLETMLLGEIDSSIDHGYEVDIDTRFQYFIRNETNKCSARLLVNGTTAVSGEQILPLQGNLPRYANLHLGGIPLVFTQYFSHVSMGFTGCMDLLKVNDVPRHFIYDSTETFQIEDCVSFLCLSNPCQNFGACEETNGTIRCRCIPGYTGSFCERSTCDESPCALGATCISSPGSGFVCVCPLGTHGLLCEEDTVITRPSLSVLIPGFSSYVAYGVSNSIKDTMELKMKLIPRTFDQISLIAYLGQSGSRRELSDHLSVTYVRGYIMLTWDLGAGVRRIFTSAPLSATTITATASKSYIAHTVRVGRSGRDAWLAVDGIGNVTGRVVGSMTRLDVSPILYIGGHKSRNFESLPHDLPLHTGFSGCIFDIEIRTAGAIYPISSSSPATGRGVGECHRNECIRHSCKNGAVCLNHGATYSCICTKEWMGSDCSIPVEVLSPIDSSSCHSSN
- the l(2)k14505 gene encoding ATP synthase mitochondrial F1 complex assembly factor 2 homolog l(2)k14505, with product MHYFKYRKFVTAYSIVRYMATVKRFYINTNILSNGDKFEITLDQRKLKTPQGKVFEVNSKALALAVAAEWNAQKGVIDRSNMHLTALCNTVLDNPHNHTKLDMVNYIVNCLEMDTLLFHSNETELYKLQVEKWDPLVQWFCDNYGVDIIKTKTIEAPTVSTETKAILLRHLMSYDHSAVYGFMYGVDAIKSVILTLATAERVLSVEEAVKLSLLEEGFQTAHWGSVEWHHDHNKYDLQARLAAAILFVHLNSCSVTKRPKNNNENIS
- the eys gene encoding eyes shut isoform X1 — translated: MLHARWSIEKFMNERVLALTTVLALTIGLARGLNCSSEPCMYGICLEDGNSTKYSCYCIDGYTGINCEINWDDCWSNPCLNGGTCNDAVAAYNCTCAEGFVGINCEQRYSECSNQPCLNNGTCLDYDGITCQCPDGYSGDYCEIDASVCNDTICKNGGECIEGPGFSFLCRCPEGWTGPLCDQDVDECITSPCKNGGLCINVPSSYTCACLFGYTGKDCDKAVVPCEENPCQNEAVCLFEDERSVCYCVPDYHGSLCELKYDDCESKFANCVNGGTCVDGINSFTCACPVYYSGPFCDQHDHLPSSTVSPFAETYETDSDRETTTASISFPSGSPTLPETDSSPLTNAFAATESSTSVKGTSRSFTKWYPFAEGSSTTDKNGLFSSSSSSSSSSSSSTDTSTLLTDASSIYSITTKDLSQTETISLEPRTFPDVLSEATATSSTLKIENDYLTEKSSRNETAATETTYQREGTGTSVAISETSSSETSDTPRYTPTTEYYFMITTSTERAVEETTITGTDNERSTLFSTIASASGVTEFWRNRSLEISSSPGDVPKATTVSFTEKEMSTHPGGSSSMDVENSTVPFASSSPSFATTSTSMRTVFEESSTIGEEGQSSVKDQSSTTVQGSTDCQGSSCTSPTVSSGRNDSVCNCTNRSDCKTGPSITRAAFNGKSYVRQRVDVETLNDNNTSLRIFVRLRTRFKDGIILHVYFDDEKYALVYLEYGSLKFQFSCGLETMLLGEIDSSIDHGYEVDIDTRFQYFIRNETNKCSARLLVNGTTAVSGEQILPLQGNLPRYANLHLGGIPLVFTQYFSHVSMGFTGCMDLLKVNDVPRHFIYDSTETFQIEDCVSFLCLSNPCQNFGACEETNGTIRCRCIPGYTGSFCERSTCDESPCALGATCISSPGSGFVCVCPLGTHGLLCEEDTVITRPSLSVLIPGFSSYVAYGVSNSIKDTMELKMKLIPRTFDQISLIAYLGQSGSRRELSDHLSVTYVRGYIMLTWDLGAGVRRIFTSAPLSATTITATASKSYIAHTVRVGRSGRDAWLAVDGIGNVTGRVVGSMTRLDVSPILYIGGHKSRNFESLPHDLPLHTGFSGCIFDIEIRTAGAIYPISSSSPATGRGVGECHRNECIRHSCKNGAVCLNHGATYSCICTKEWMGSDCSIPVEVLSPIDSSSCHSSN